The following coding sequences lie in one Arachis ipaensis cultivar K30076 chromosome B03, Araip1.1, whole genome shotgun sequence genomic window:
- the LOC107633607 gene encoding uncharacterized protein LOC107633607: protein CTIMTDGWTDKRRWTILNFLVNSPKGTVFLKSINASHITKTADKIFKMIDDVVEEVGEENVIQVVTDNAANYKAAGEMLMKKRKKLFWTPCAAHCIDLMLEDLEKKVTLHKDTIYKGRKITTYIYARTALIALLHIHTKGKDLVRLGMTRFATSYLTLGCLNDNKGSLIRMFFSDQWTSSKFAKTKDEKIIASVVLDKVFWKEVVICLRAAYPLLHVLRMVDSEEKPAMGFIYEEMTSAKEKIRDAFQGVETNYIPIWDIIDARWGNQLHRPLHAAGYYLNPQIHYSSGFKITYELKKQFYACMEKMTGNPDLITKMDVQLEDFKTRKEFFGSKVAQNAIYTKTPAQWWDSYGDQHLELQQFAIRVLNLTCSSSGCERNWSTFEMVSN, encoded by the exons tgcaCAATAATGACTGATGGTTGGACAGATAAGAGAAGATGGACCATCCTAAATTTTTTGGTTAATAGTCCTAAAGGGACTGTTTTTCTAAAATCTATTAATGCCTCTCATATTACTAAGACAGCTGATAAAATCTTTAAAATGATAGATGATGTAGTTGAAGAGGTTGGTGAAGAAAATGTCATCCAAGTTGTCACCGACAATGCGGCTAACTACAAAGCTGCAGGAGAAATgctaatgaaaaagagaaaaaagttgTTTTGGACGCCTTGTGCAGCACATTGCATTGATTTAATGTTAGAAGATTTGGAAAAAAAAGTAACACTTCACAAGGATACAATTTACAAAGGTAGAAAGATTACTACTTACATATATGCTAGAACTGCTCTTATTGCACTACTACACATCCACACTAAGGGGAAAGATTTGGTGAGGCTGGGTATGACCCGTTTTGCAACTTCTTACCTTACTTTGGGATGTCTCAATGACAACAAAGGTTCCTTAATAAGAATGTTTTTTTCTGATCAATGGACTTCTAGTAAATTTGCAAAGACAAAAGATGAAAAGATAATTGCAAGTGTGGTGTTAGATAAGGTGTTTTGGAAAGAAGTGGTAATTTGTTTGAGAGCTGCCTACCCTCTTCTTCATGTGCTTCGTATGGTGGATTCAGAAGAAAAGCCGGCAATGGGATTTATTTATGAAGAAATGACAAGTGCAAAGGAGAAAATACGAGATGCATTTCAAGGAGTTGAGACAAA ttaTATACCTATTTGGGATATTATTGATGCAAGATGGGGCAACCAACTTCATAGGCCATTGCATGCTGCAGGCTATTATTTGAATCCTCAAATTCATTATAGCTCTGGTTTTAAAATTACTTATGAGCTTAAGAAGCAGTTTTATGCTTGTATGGAAAAGATGACAGGAAATCCAGATTTAATCACTAAGATGGATGTTCAACTTGAAGATTTTAAGACTCGAAAAGAATTTTTTGGTAGTAAAGTAGCTCAAAATGCAATTTATACTAAAACTCCAGCTCAATGGTGGGATTCTTATGGAGATCAGCATCTAGAGCTCCAACAATTTGCAATTCGTGTCTTGAATTTGACATGTAGTTCATCTGGATGTGAACGTAATTGGAGCACTTTTGAGATGGTTAGTAATTAA
- the LOC107630989 gene encoding uncharacterized protein LOC107630989, which translates to MHFNELLIPRIASTQANASENLTNIPASQSGSTVGIASKRKVSKNALGSRTDVGWEHGISVGEDGKKIQSVSDEVKKQMWDVVSGLQVNLMKKISMGGASPGEATKEVDTTGEKRKEKELDGNIFKKTRISTQTTINNIFKNNLREEVCLEISAFFYNNGIPFNVSRSEEYSRMFEKAIRYGQGFKPPSYHELRVPLLKKHVELVQQSLEEHRAYWKQVGCMMSG; encoded by the exons ATGCATTTCAATGAATTGCTTATACCAA GAATTGCATCGACTCAAGCTAATGCAAGTGAAAATCTGACTAATATTCCAGCTTCTCAGTCAGGAAGTACAGTTGGAATCGCTAGTAAAAGAAAAGTTTCTAAGAATGCTCTTGGAAGTAGAACTGATGTAGGATGGGAGCACGGGATATCTGTTGGAGAAGATGGAAAGAAGATACAAT CTGTTAGTGATGAAGTTAAGAAGCAAATGTGGGATGTTGTGAGTGGGTTGCaagtgaatttgatgaagaaaatAAGCATGGGTGGGGCAAGCCCAGGGGAAGCTACTAAAGAAGTTGACACTACCGgtgaaaaaagaaaggaaaaagaactAGATGGCAACATATTCAAGAAAACCCGCATTAGTACtcaaacaacaatcaacaatataTTTAAGAATAATTTGAGAGAGGAAGTATGTTTAGAGATTAGTGCTTTTTTCTACAACAATGGCATCCCCTTTAATGTTTCAAGGAGCGAGGAATACAGTAGAATGTTTGAGAAAGCTATAAGATATGGACAAGGATTCAAGCCACCATCTTACCATGAATTAAGGGTGCCTCTTTTGAAGAAACACGTGGAGCTTGTTCAACAATCACTAGAGGAACATAGAGCATATTGGAAGCAGGTTGgttgcatgatgagcggataa